The Gavia stellata isolate bGavSte3 chromosome 1, bGavSte3.hap2, whole genome shotgun sequence DNA segment CTCTGACAGTGACCAGGTTCATTAACAGTAATAAGTAACTTGAACAAGTCATTTGCAAGCAagcatatacatttttttttttaaacaacttgtATCAAACCTAGGGGAAAAagtcaaacaaataaaaacaatctttttAGTACAGAAGTGGTTCATTTGTTCTTTGTGCTTTATTAGATATCTTCTAGACCCCACAGGATTCTGATGAAAGGCTTAACTTGCAGTCTTCTGCTTCAAGGGACTCAAAACATAGCCCTCTGTCAACTTCATTTGCAGGGCTAAGCTGATAGTCAACAAGAGATTTTAGTGTCTGATAATTATTGATACATGTTataagcaaaattattttgaagtattttgctGTGAAGAACAATTGTCCCACTGCAGGAGCAGATTAATGCTTCTCATGAATGTGGTAGGAGGCAGATACTAGGAGGCCTTGCTTGGAGCAGTTCTTTGCACAGGTTCATGCTGAGGAGAGTAAAGTActataaaatttctttttagatgCCATTTTTATCTGGAGGGAAGAAACTGCCACAGAAGACTGCATGTActtaaaattattcagaaaagcaTACTGGGGTGGATATAACACACATTGTGAAGTCTGTGTTAGCACTCAAATAAGACAACAAACCAAAAGCCTCTATAAAAGTAATAGTGCAATTATTCACTCACTGAAGAATTCCAGGTTGTACTACATCCTACCATAAAGTGCTATTATTTCTCAATGCTTTATTTCAATTTGGGGTGGGAAATATGATGATGTCAATATAACTGTTTTATAACCATCTGTCTGGTTTTAGGCAATTTAGTGTTCATTTCCCTTTCACATCCCACCTTTCAAGTCTCTTTGGCAGAACACAGGTGCTGGTGTAGCACAGCAGAAGCCATTTAAACAAAGGCTCAGGGTGCACGTTAGTCTCAGGAAGCAGCCTCACGCTCAGAATTTGTCAGTGGCCATTTTGTCCAGAGCTGGTTGTCTGTCCTTCCAGTAGCCACACGGTGCTGCTCAGGGGCAGGAGCCTTTGCAAAGACTCAGTACAGGTATTCTCACTGCAGTACTGCTTAAGTTACCTCACTGTCCCTAGAGATGCTGTGGGAATGAGCTTGACCATCCAAACTGCTGCCACAGGCTTGGCTTCCTTCTCCACAAACCACAACAGATGATACAGAATCATGGAAATTGTCCTCAGCATAATTGTCCAACACCTCTAAAACAGGCATGCTAGGGTCCGTCAAATACTGGAAAAAGCCAGAAACAATAGTTGAGGTATCTATCCACAGAACAGATGTATTAGAAATTACAGAGACAGAGCAGGTACCACCACCTGCAAGAGCTGCTAAATGTATGTTCTATTCTGGATTTCCTTGAAACTACATTGAacaaggaaaaagttaaaaataccttatttctgtggggaaaaaaaatatcagtcatGCAAACATCTATTTAAGTGAGTTAAAGCAgcctgcatttccttttttttttttcccccccataaATTTTGGCTAATATTCTTTTCATGTCAGTTCAAGCAAATTCCTACTAGTTAAGAACAAAccccagaagaaaaatgcttcatATTACACTGCTGGGGACATATCCTCCAACTGCAGGAATCTAGCAACTGACAGCTTGTCTAAAGCACTGATGGAGCAAATGAGATCTAAGATTCTGGTTTGTTCAGTGGCAGGCACATCAGATCTGCATCTTTTATTGTTACCAGCAAAACTCTAGTGGCATTCTTCTCTTGTAGTTACTTTTTGCTTTGAcgtcccctcttcccccccttcctccaaAATTAAGTCATCGGCTTTACAGTGAATGCATAATCAAAGAAAGgagcattagaaaaaaaatatgtaggccagagaaaaagctttctgttcCTCCTGCCATCCCCCATGTACTCTCCTTATCACTAAGCTGGTCTTGTGGTTCATGGGGAATTGGAGCCATCCACCACTTCATgtactgaacaaaaaaaaaaaaaatctgccattGAACACTTTTTccctgatttaaaaaacaaaaataaaaaaatgtctGGAACACAGACACCTTGACATTGTTACAAGACTGATGTAGCTTGTAGTTTTACTCAAAAGCTTGTTCTGTACTGTTGGAGATGTCATAATCTGGCTCAGATGGGACTGCAGCTCAAGTTATGTCTGTTGTGGGACAAAATTAACCTTAGTTTCAAATTAAGGCACCCCTTTCTCTGTAATCCTAGCAAGGCTAATGAGcaacaggattattttttcaggtgtattaaaaataaatgtttcatatGGGAACCTCAAATACATCCACTTTAGCAAATTCAAGACATAAATGAACCTCAGTTTAGCTTTGCTATGTGAAGGCATTTCTGCAGTAGAACTGCTCCATGTAACTCAGATGCTGAAAACTCATATCCTTCTGTAAAAGAAGGAAGcatgtgatttttctgaaaatctagAAAAGTACATACAAAACTGCCTTAAAATAATTGGTATTCTGTACTCATGTGTTTTAAGAGGAGAAGCCCCTGGTTGGTTGATCCCTtttagaaatacacattttaaaaattctgcataTTTACTGACTTTCCTTCATCTCTTATCAGTGTTTTGCCCCAAACCAGGCTCACCATTGTTCAAGCGTATCTACTTTTGCTGCCTATTTTCCACATTAATACAATTACTCCAGAACACATGATGATAGACTCTATTCTTGCAAGTCCTTTGCATAAATGCTGCACTATTTTAAATACACtgtacaggattttttttcccccctatatGAGATACACTTGGCTTGATATGTGATACAGCTGTCTCCACCGAGTCCCCATGAAATGGTAGCTGAGGTATcatgaagagagaaaattatttactcAGGGCTTTGCAGAAAGTCTGGGTTCATTCACCAGATatatgcaaaagaaatacaCCCCAAAGAACTGCAAACAAatacaagcttttaaaaatatggaatgtatgctgaaaaagaacaagaactTTGCTTAAAAGACTACTTCCTGCTTAAATACtaaaaagaggaagatgaaCAGGACTTAAACAATATGATTTGGTACAGAAATGTGTGagctacaaggagaaaaaatagtcaCAAGATGACTTTTTCATCCGAATATTGCTAaacctacaggaaaaaaagaaaagcccaagAACATGCCCCTAGGTAGTCCTTAGTCTTCAAGTCCTTGCTCTTAAAATGATCAGTGTTCACTTTTCCATATTTGATTTCTAATCAGAGACCTAGGTCCCAAGTACGTGTTCTGCAGCACACAAAAGCTTTTTGCTTCATGTGAGCAACTGTTTCAGGCCTGATGGCTTAGATAAGCAAGGAAAGGGGCGGACAAAGGGTAGCCAAGGAACAGACTCTTACTCTGGTTTCACAACAGGATTATAGCAGAATTTGTATCTTAGTGCAGAGAAAGAAACGGTTCAGTTGAGTAAGAGAGGAATAAGGTAGGAGATCATATAGGAGAAAAGTAACAGTTTACACTAAGTCAACAATTATTTATATCTATTTCTGTTATGCAACAACTAGCTTTGTTCATATTCACTCCAAGACCATCATTGTCTTTtacagagggaagggaagaggggggagaaaaataaaatgtctacACATACCTCTTCAAAGTGTGATGGGATTTTTAAAGGTGGCCAAGACCAGTATTTAATTGTTTTGCGATGTCtccacagaagaaacaaaccaacTGTTACCAAATTTACAACCAGTAACACCAACACAAATATTAGTATAATATATCCTGCTCTGGTTgcctctgaaaaagaaaaaaaaaacaaaaccaccataTACATATGGTAGGTTCATATTTACACATCATCAAATGTAAAACAATACACAGCAAGCTGAAATTTACTACACTTGGTAATCGAAGTGTAATTTCCAAGGCTAAGATCACAACTCTACTACAGATGCACTCTAAACACCTGCGTTCAGAAGGAGCTTGTTTTGTGATTCCCTGTGGAAGTCACCACCTCCCACGACCTTCTTCCCCTTAATCACGAAGCCTATGGCAAGCTTCTGTTTGACACGCTAGCAGGGCAAACGCAGAGCTGAAGGAATCACTGCTGGCAGGCAGAGGGTGGGCAGGGAATGCAATCTGTCCTTCCACCCTCAAGTTGGCGGCAAGGGCCATTAATGCCAGGGGCTTCTCTTTCAGAACATGCATCTCCCTTCAATAAACGGAGCATCAGAGACTCCAACATCACAGCACAGGGGCTTGTTGTGATCAAGTGCTTGGTCAATACTACCCAGGAGGTCAGCTTCTGTGGGGCTTCGGAAACTGCATAAGCAGGCTTCATCTACATGTCTTCCAGTGTCGTCAATGCATACTAAAGATCGGTTGTGCCTGTGTGTTGGTGGTCACACAGAGAGAGTCAAGAGAGGTACAAACTCCATTATTTTGCACatgccctctcctcccctcacACTCTCTCTCTTATCTAGTACAAACGCATGGAGCTCGAAATGTCCAGGAAGTCAAAGAGGAGAGAGATGTTCCTGTCCTGCAGGAGGCAGTGGCTGAGGGAGAGGATTTGCAAAAGTAACACCATTTCCTTCATCAATGACTTCCTCTAAAGACCAAGAATTTGTATGTTCTTTCTCTGCATATTTCTAGAAAGTAATACCCATAGCAGTATTTATGAAGGAAAAGGACAAGGGGAAGAGTACAACACAGTCCCTCAATTACTGACTGAAAAATTCCTTATTATTTTGCCATTAATGACAATTGTGAACTACTGTATCAGTGGTGCTCTCTTAGCATTCCTGACAAATACGGGTATGTAAGTGACCAGTAACATGATCTAAGACTCATGTTCTACGCTTATCCCATTAtatacaaaaaataacaaaatcagATTTATACCACTGATTGCAGTTCTGTGACACTCTGGGACACTTTGCAGTCCAAGTAACTGGCGATCTGAATGTGTCATCAATTCTGCTTGAATTCTAAAACAATAAAGTGTCAATTCCTTTAGATTTCTGATTTTGAATAGTGTATTGCTCGTCTTTGTCTCCTgtttaaaagacacaaaaaaatacaggtgTTACTGTAAAAACCAGACCTGCCTTCAACACAAATCCCCTCCCCATATTTAAGTAAGTTTCTCATtcaaaaagcagagattttttaaaagcaaattatttttaataattcagcTTTCCCAAACAAGAGAATCTTCCTACTtgaatgcatttgaaatttcattatttttaaatgaaattaagccTGACCATTTAAAACCATCTATAAGGGCACAAACAGGAGACGCATGAAAACTGATGCAAGGTCTTATTTTATCCACAATATGCTGCTGGATGCTTTGGCACAGCTTCTGTAACAGCTCAGGCAGTGAGCGCAATATaggaagggggagggaaaaacaagGCATGAGAAGTGCCTCCACCATCAGAGGAGGCTGACGGAAGTGTAGTTCAGGAGAGCTTCCACCATCTCAGCTCTTTCtactgaagaggaaaacagctgATGGGCAGTGCAAAACCTCCACAGTCTCCACATGGCCACCACAgtcttttcagaatttttaatCTGTAAGGGCCTAGGATAACAGTCTTGGTGAAGCTTACAGAAGCATACAAGAGTGACTTCTTGTCTGAATCTCAAACATGAAGGTATTTTATGTGTGTCAGAAAAACACACATTGGTGCAAGAGAGGAAGGAAGTGGAGGCGTTTCAGATTTAGCAAGGTCTTTGAaacaaaagtgttttaaaataaattaatttttttctgcttctgttttttaaacatttgacTTCAGAATGACATTCTTTTGAatcttctccctcttttttttttttaattttttctttaagcgTAACTTAATCCCTCCCCTGCAACACTGGCCTGTCAAGAACACAATTACCAGGGCCCCAGACAGCAGCATAAGCGCACAATGAGACCAACACCGCTAAGTCTCGATACAAACAGGGACAGCTCATGCCAGCTACGTCCAGCATGTTTCTAATAACTCTGCCTTTTTCTGCCCTAAGAACAAGAGACAACAGGCCAAAACAGCCTGTTACCGAAGCTGCCAGCACAAACAAGCCCAGcacaggaaaggaggaaggataTTTCAGAGCTCTCCAAATTGCCTAAGCAAACTTTGGAATCTAAATGCCATTTTAAAGCCACCTTTGACACTTTGTAGATTCTCTCCTTTGATCTGCAATGCGATTTAATCTTCATTTcatatggaggaaaaaaagacgtTTTTGAAAGTTTCATAATACATGCAATACTTTTGCCAAAAccaaactgactttttttcaaGACACCAAATGGTGACCTTCACtgctagagaaaaaaatgacattagttttcttcctccatttctgctgttttgctAAGAGACACTGACTCAGATCTCTTAGTCACAAGGGCATtatgaacaaaacaaattaGAGAGGATCCTTACTTTTTTAGTAGTACTTGTTGCGTTCTCCCAGTAGGACACATGATACTGAAGAAAGTCACCTGCTTCAGATGCAAAAGGGGGTGTGACACTAATGAGAAGTGAGTCAGAGCTTACAATCACACTGTTCACTTCAGGGGGCCCTATAGtagctgaaaataaacacagaaagagcAGTGAACCTCTGGGATGCAGAACAGCCCATCAAACTGTCTCCGGCTTTAAACACTCTCAGCAAACATGCTAAATATTGACAACTTTTTCTCAAGACAGGGAATACAACATTTTCTCATCTACTTAATGCAATTAAGATATCTACTTTATTACAACAAATCTAAGGAAAAAGACTTCAAAGCGTAAGCGAAActagataatttaaaaaaaagtttcctgttAATTTTCCCTGGAAATTCAGGAAATATTCACTAGAATGTATCTGAATTTATCTGCAGTTAACGGTGATacaattttgttcatttttttttttcttcaaatagcCTGCAACATATTCCATGTTCTCTAAAAAACACACTGTTTGGGTCAATAGATTGGAAGAGGAGTAACTAGTTTCCCCTCCTTGCTTTGATGTCTCCAACTGTCCTATAGGGTAAAGATGATGAATTCATTTTGTCAAGTACTCTGAGGTCTAaatcatgaaaaatattatataaagtATTGTCAGTCCTAATACAAGAGACTTGTGTGATCACGTCTTATATGGTAATTAGTTATTTATCTGTTGTATCTTGACTTCTTTCACCAGTTAAGCTTATCAGCATTTGTAAAGCACTTCAGGATCTCAAAAAACCCACTCATGCCAATACTAGAGTAGTTAACAGCTGCTTGCATACTAAAGAGGGCTAACCATTAACAGTACAAATCAATCCTTGCATGCAACTGTTGCTTCTTatacctcaaaaaaaacccagcagaacCTGCTCTGTCCACTGTTACTTTAGAGAAAATTGGCTCCCATGATCTTTACACTGGTAGAGAAATGTCAGTTTCTTTCTACTTCCTATTGCTGTATAACTGCAAACACCTTGTTGTGTGTCCTCACAAATTCCCAAAGCTCCCCTCTCAAGTGTGACTGATCCAAATGTTAAAGGAAGAGAATAGCCTGACAGAGTAGCCCATGGTCTTGATGTCTAGGAACTGATCTCCAGGGCAGTCACACAAGAATGATCACATAATGTTCCTCTTGCTCCCCCAAGGAACAGACACACAAACGTCTCTCCCACACCAAGCACCTGCTTTGTCTAGTATTCCCATTAGCCCAGTGCTTTCCTAACCCCCAAAGGATCCCACTCCTAAACAATCCTGCATCACAAGCTATGGATGGATCAGCTGTAAACTTCAATGCAGGATTCAAGCAATTCCTCACCCCCACACTCTATACTACTAGAGAAAATCCAAGATTTAGAACTGAAGTCACCAGGGAAAGTATACTCTGCAGCATGGACGACCACTGCTCCTCACAAGTTAATAAATTCCTCTGCTTCATTATCATTTCAGAGGTATTTTTGAACTCGACACTTACTTACGTCTAATCCTGAAACCAATCACAGCAAGGCAAAGAGCCGATCTTATAAAGAACAACAATACGCTTGTTCATATATTTAACGGGATTTAAAGTGTGCCCTTGACCCTTCTACATTGTAGTCAGGACAGTTTGTATTTACTAGAAAGAGGATCTGTTCAACAGAAACAGGTAGTTTGTACTCAGACTACCACAAATGAAGGGactgtatgtgtgcatgtggcAGTGCTAAGtggggaaaataagaaaatggaaaactctCTAACACAAGTATACGTTGTAGCTCTTACAAGGCTCAACAACCCAAGGAAACtcatctgcttctctttccataCCTGTTGAAAG contains these protein-coding regions:
- the IFNGR2 gene encoding interferon gamma receptor 2, with protein sequence MPCRTPLLSFLLLLFLLLGSGRASGAESSPHLPAPKDVMIYSYNFCSFLRWSPVKVDRGLVLYTVHFKTGAFNQWDEMNCTHITQTECSFPWSLKERRWTIVLRVRAELGQVTSDWVETDPFVAERNTTIGPPEVNSVIVSSDSLLISVTPPFASEAGDFLQYHVSYWENATSTTKKETKTSNTLFKIRNLKELTLYCFRIQAELMTHSDRQLLGLQSVPECHRTAISEATRAGYIILIFVLVLLVVNLVTVGLFLLWRHRKTIKYWSWPPLKIPSHFEEYLTDPSMPVLEVLDNYAEDNFHDSVSSVVVCGEGSQACGSSLDGQAHSHSISRDSEVT